From one Cyanobacterium stanieri PCC 7202 genomic stretch:
- a CDS encoding hypothetical protein (PFAM: Phosphate-starvation-inducible E~KEGG: cyh:Cyan8802_1432 hypothetical protein~SPTR: Genome sequencing data, contig C328) — MKNFIDYLAELFKDKNFLKIVHITENIVSKILSLGIIIVIFVCIIDLVFILARYVFVTGELGFFASTVFEIFGLFLNILIALEILENITVYLRKHILQLELVLTTALVAVARKIIIFDPKQYEKIDLVSLGVAIICLSASYWLVRKSNQDKLDKNH; from the coding sequence ATGAAAAATTTTATTGATTATTTAGCTGAACTTTTTAAGGATAAAAATTTTTTAAAAATTGTTCATATCACGGAAAATATTGTTTCTAAAATTTTATCTTTAGGAATTATTATTGTTATTTTTGTTTGTATAATTGACTTAGTTTTTATTTTAGCTAGATATGTATTTGTAACAGGAGAGTTAGGTTTTTTTGCTAGTACGGTATTTGAAATATTTGGTTTATTTTTAAATATTTTAATAGCTTTAGAAATATTAGAAAACATCACTGTTTACCTTCGTAAACATATTTTACAACTGGAGTTAGTATTAACTACTGCTTTAGTGGCAGTGGCTAGAAAAATAATTATTTTTGATCCTAAACAGTATGAAAAAATAGATTTAGTATCCCTTGGAGTTGCAATTATTTGTCTTTCAGCTAGTTATTGGTTAGTGAGAAAATCGAATCAAGATAAATTGGATAAAAACCACTAA
- a CDS encoding ROK family protein (PFAM: ROK family~COGs: COG1940 Transcriptional regulator/sugar kinase~InterPro IPR000600~KEGG: cyc:PCC7424_5352 ROK family protein~PFAM: ROK family protein~SPTR: ROK family protein) has product MTEEKQVIGVDLGGTAIKFGRFLADGTCLESFSILTPKPATPEDVINAIAITVNKINQNNNTVALGIGMPGATDAQGRIAKVAINLDGWHDVPLADELEEKTGLKTIICNDANCAGLGEAWLGAGKNYQDLILLTLGTGVGGAVILDGKLFIGHKGAGGELGLVTFNPNGHPCNSGNKGSFEQHASATAIYRDTGKKSSEWGKLAQKNDPTALQFWRDYGKILGTGLATYIYIFTPEAILIGGGVSASAEYFLPSAWEEVEKRVLPSSREGLKLLVAQLGNNAGIVGAAKLAWQLSEKI; this is encoded by the coding sequence ATGACAGAAGAAAAACAGGTAATTGGGGTGGATTTGGGTGGTACAGCCATTAAATTTGGACGCTTTTTGGCAGATGGTACTTGTTTAGAGTCTTTTAGTATTCTTACCCCCAAACCTGCAACCCCTGAAGATGTAATAAATGCGATCGCCATTACTGTTAATAAAATCAATCAAAATAACAATACTGTCGCTTTAGGAATTGGGATGCCGGGGGCAACGGATGCACAGGGTAGAATCGCCAAGGTTGCCATTAATTTAGATGGATGGCATGATGTACCCCTAGCCGATGAATTGGAAGAGAAAACGGGTTTAAAAACTATTATTTGTAACGATGCCAATTGTGCAGGATTAGGAGAAGCATGGTTAGGGGCAGGAAAAAACTATCAAGATTTAATTTTACTTACCCTTGGCACAGGGGTAGGGGGTGCTGTTATCCTTGATGGTAAATTATTTATTGGACATAAAGGGGCAGGAGGAGAATTAGGCTTAGTAACTTTTAACCCCAACGGACACCCTTGTAATAGTGGTAATAAAGGCTCCTTTGAACAACACGCCTCAGCTACGGCCATTTATCGTGACACGGGCAAAAAATCATCAGAATGGGGAAAGTTGGCACAAAAAAATGATCCCACTGCCCTACAATTTTGGCGGGATTATGGCAAAATACTGGGTACAGGATTAGCAACCTATATTTATATTTTTACCCCAGAAGCGATTTTGATTGGTGGGGGAGTAAGTGCTAGTGCCGAGTATTTTTTACCTTCTGCATGGGAAGAGGTAGAAAAAAGAGTTTTACCTAGTTCAAGGGAAGGTTTGAAACTATTGGTTGCCCAATTGGGTAATAATGCAGGTATTGTCGGTGCGGCGAAGTTGGCTTGGCAGTTGAGCGAAAAAATTTAG
- a CDS encoding urease, beta subunit (PFAM: Urease beta subunit~TIGRFAM: urease, beta subunit~COGs: COG0832 Urea amidohydrolase (urease) beta subunit~InterPro IPR002019~KEGG: mar:MAE_45230 urease beta subunit~PFAM: Urease beta subunit~PRIAM: Urease~SPTR: Urease subunit beta;~TIGRFAM: urease, beta subunit) has translation MIPGELITPEGSIELNAGRQTIVISVSNTGDRPIQVGSHFPFHKVNPALHFDRKITQQMRLNIPAGTAIRFEPGDEKEVELVKIQPTET, from the coding sequence ATGATTCCCGGTGAATTAATTACCCCCGAGGGTTCTATTGAATTGAATGCAGGACGACAAACCATAGTTATATCTGTTAGTAATACAGGCGATCGCCCCATACAAGTAGGCTCTCATTTTCCCTTCCACAAAGTTAACCCTGCCCTCCATTTTGACAGGAAAATTACCCAACAAATGAGATTAAATATCCCCGCAGGTACCGCCATACGGTTTGAACCGGGAGACGAGAAAGAGGTGGAATTAGTAAAAATTCAACCCACCGAAACTTAA
- a CDS encoding hypothetical protein (PFAM: Peptidase family M41~KEGG: cyc:PCC7424_4211 hypothetical protein~SPTR: Putative uncharacterized protein), translating to MQETGLNILAISIFTITLSVLLGPLFNLSPYIPAGATFILLSLITVDTLNWQNKGVNLLINIFASSEQKERVIYHEAGHFLTAHLFNIPIQGYTLTAWETLKQRNGGIGGVIFDTQFLEKKGQDIREFNLMLERFGVVLMGGIAAEKLQYKNSEGGQEDLIKFGEIYAPITLTSSNLEMRKRLAILQATTMIETHKETYLKLVEFMRQRKSVAECQALIEENLMVS from the coding sequence ATGCAAGAAACAGGACTAAATATATTAGCCATTAGCATTTTTACCATCACATTATCCGTATTACTCGGCCCTCTTTTTAATCTTTCCCCTTATATACCAGCAGGGGCAACATTTATTTTACTGAGTTTAATTACGGTAGATACTCTCAACTGGCAAAATAAAGGAGTTAATTTACTGATCAATATTTTCGCTTCTTCAGAACAAAAAGAGCGAGTAATCTATCATGAGGCAGGGCATTTTTTGACAGCACACTTGTTCAATATTCCTATCCAAGGTTACACCCTCACCGCTTGGGAAACTCTTAAACAAAGAAATGGAGGCATTGGTGGAGTTATTTTTGATACTCAATTCTTGGAGAAAAAAGGTCAAGATATAAGGGAATTTAACTTAATGCTTGAGCGTTTTGGGGTGGTATTAATGGGGGGTATTGCGGCGGAAAAGTTGCAGTATAAAAATAGTGAGGGTGGACAGGAGGATTTGATAAAGTTTGGGGAAATTTATGCCCCTATTACTCTGACGAGTTCTAATTTGGAGATGCGTAAACGTTTGGCAATTTTACAGGCCACTACCATGATTGAAACTCACAAAGAAACTTATTTAAAGTTGGTGGAATTCATGCGTCAGCGGAAGTCTGTGGCGGAGTGTCAGGCTTTGATTGAGGAAAACTTAATGGTTAGTTAA